A genomic window from Paenibacillus sp. FSL K6-0276 includes:
- a CDS encoding YheC/YheD family protein — MKEPIRRISNKLTKTRVLVRNQELNKHVPVTRKMNKNTLYEMLQKHKMVYIKPCCGSLGQGVIRVELVRAQYSYQSGTHVHKSPDYDTAYRAIFKETMGKSYLVQKGIRLLVYDGRPFDIRVMVQRNAKSGWEATGVAGRVAHPRKVVTNGSQGGTIYPVEELLNAYTNAENCKALIRSLKQIGVKSARQLSTSYPGLQEIGVDIALDQRLKPWILEVNTAPDPCPFTKLKDTNMIDRIVRYAKAYGRTYNLKCMKSKQGMV, encoded by the coding sequence ATGAAGGAGCCAATAAGGCGTATATCCAATAAACTCACGAAGACAAGGGTGCTGGTTAGAAACCAAGAGTTAAATAAACATGTCCCGGTTACGAGAAAAATGAATAAGAACACACTCTATGAGATGCTGCAAAAACATAAGATGGTGTACATTAAGCCTTGCTGCGGATCTTTAGGACAGGGCGTGATACGGGTTGAACTCGTACGCGCACAATACAGCTATCAATCCGGTACACATGTGCACAAATCTCCTGATTACGACACAGCATATCGAGCAATCTTTAAAGAGACGATGGGGAAGTCCTATTTAGTACAGAAGGGAATCCGTCTTTTGGTTTACGATGGCCGCCCATTCGATATCCGGGTGATGGTGCAGCGAAATGCTAAGAGCGGGTGGGAAGCTACAGGGGTTGCAGGACGCGTAGCGCATCCTCGCAAAGTGGTTACAAACGGGAGTCAAGGAGGGACGATTTATCCGGTTGAGGAATTGTTGAACGCCTACACAAACGCAGAGAATTGTAAAGCATTGATCCGATCCCTGAAGCAAATTGGAGTGAAGTCCGCCAGACAACTAAGCACTTCCTATCCCGGCCTTCAGGAAATCGGGGTGGATATTGCCTTGGATCAACGCCTTAAGCCATGGATCTTGGAAGTGAATACTGCTCCCGATCCTTGCCCGTTTACGAAGTTGAAAGACACCAACATGATTGACCGAATCGTCAGATATGCAAAAGCATACGGTCGCACATACAATCTTAAGTGCATGAAGTCAAAACAGGGTATGGTGTAA
- the cls gene encoding cardiolipin synthase — protein sequence MDNGNLATWILSLVMIINILLSAGFLFFERRDIGYTWAWLMVFYFIPILGFIIYLFLGRNLAKKNFFGLSAEESKYLQSAVDHQFATLKDQLEDQNPLFTKYGDLIHMNLVSSNALMTTDNEIFIFNDGKQKFDSLFNDIRNAKKEVNIQYYIIQPDALGTKLRDELTKKAKEGVKVRVLYDEIGSKRLSLKFFKELLSAGGEVEVFFPSLLRPINFRMNNRNHRKLCIIDGEIAYIGGFNVGNEYLGIDKKFGYWRDTHFRMKGDSVNQIQGRFILDWKHARKHEQVSFDQFSFNTEGHVGSSPVQIVSSGPNSLVEHLKNMYIKLILNAKRSIYIQTPYFIPDRSFMDACKIALLSGVDVRIMIPNKPDHPFVYWATWAYAGELLNYGAKILLYENGFLHAKTIVVDEEVASVGTMNIDSRSFRLNFEVNAIVYDKKVAKQLQELFQEDSKLSTELTSERYKERSLMIKFKEGISRLFSPIL from the coding sequence ATGGACAACGGCAATTTGGCTACGTGGATACTTTCACTTGTTATGATTATAAACATATTGCTCTCTGCTGGTTTTTTATTTTTTGAGAGGAGAGATATTGGTTATACGTGGGCTTGGCTTATGGTCTTTTATTTCATCCCCATTTTGGGCTTTATTATTTATCTCTTTCTTGGTCGTAATTTAGCAAAAAAGAATTTCTTTGGCCTTTCAGCTGAAGAAAGTAAATATCTACAATCAGCTGTAGATCATCAATTTGCCACATTGAAGGATCAACTCGAGGATCAGAACCCTTTGTTCACGAAATATGGTGATTTAATTCATATGAACCTTGTTTCATCGAATGCGCTAATGACAACAGACAACGAGATATTTATTTTTAACGATGGTAAACAAAAGTTTGATTCTTTGTTTAATGATATCAGAAATGCCAAGAAAGAAGTTAACATTCAATATTACATAATCCAGCCTGATGCCTTAGGGACAAAATTAAGAGATGAATTAACCAAAAAAGCTAAAGAAGGCGTAAAAGTTAGGGTTCTCTATGACGAAATCGGCTCAAAGAGACTTTCTCTTAAGTTTTTTAAAGAACTACTTTCTGCTGGTGGAGAAGTGGAGGTATTCTTTCCATCACTGCTTAGACCTATAAATTTTCGTATGAATAATCGAAATCATAGAAAATTATGTATTATCGATGGGGAAATTGCTTATATTGGTGGGTTTAATGTGGGAAATGAATACTTAGGTATAGATAAAAAGTTTGGTTATTGGCGGGATACACATTTTAGAATGAAGGGAGATTCTGTTAATCAGATTCAAGGAAGATTTATCCTGGATTGGAAACATGCCCGGAAACACGAACAGGTAAGCTTCGATCAATTTTCCTTTAATACTGAAGGTCATGTCGGATCAAGTCCCGTTCAAATTGTGTCTAGTGGTCCTAACTCGCTGGTTGAGCATCTTAAAAATATGTATATTAAGCTTATTTTAAATGCCAAAAGGAGTATATATATTCAAACGCCATACTTCATTCCAGATAGAAGTTTTATGGATGCATGTAAAATTGCACTCCTATCTGGCGTTGATGTCCGGATTATGATACCTAATAAGCCTGATCATCCTTTTGTTTATTGGGCCACTTGGGCATATGCTGGGGAATTATTGAATTATGGAGCGAAAATTCTGTTATATGAAAATGGCTTTTTACATGCCAAGACGATTGTAGTAGATGAAGAAGTAGCATCTGTAGGGACAATGAATATTGATTCCCGGAGCTTTAGACTCAATTTCGAAGTTAATGCAATAGTATATGATAAAAAAGTTGCTAAACAACTTCAGGAATTGTTTCAAGAAGATAGCAAGTTAAGTACAGAACTTACTTCTGAACGTTATAAAGAAAGGTCCCTTATGATCAAATTTAAAGAGGGGATTTCTCGTCTATTTTCACCGATCTTATAA